CGTAGGGGGGATCGAGCAGATTGCGCGCGGTGAAGCGCACCGTGGCTTTGCGCCCCAGTTTCTGGCTCAGCACGAAATCGAGCGTCAACGGCGGATGCTCGTACACATCCTCCGCCACCGGGCTGGCCACAATGATGCGCGAGCCGGCGGCGCTCAAGATCAAGCTCGCGCTGGTGCCCAGCCGCGGGTTGTCGTAGCTCAAATCCGCGTTGAGGATGTACGGCGATTGATCATACAAGGCCCGGGTGCGTTTGGCGTTGCTCAGGTATTGCTGCTTGTTTTTGAACTCGTACTCAAACAGCTCGGTTTCGGACTGGATGTAGGAGAAATTGCCGCCCAGGCTGAAATACCGCAGATCATGAGCCAGAAAATCCAGCGTCTTGCGCGCCTCCAGTTCAATGCCCATGACGGTGGCCGTGGGCCGGTTGATGAAGGTGACGCCATCCGCCAGGTTGTCGGTGGCAATGCGCTCGATGGCATTTTCCAGTGACTTGTAGTAGAAGCTGACGCTGTAAATTTCCCCCGGGCGCGGGAACCATTCCCAGCGGAGGTCATAGTTTTGCGCCAGGCTCATCTGCAGACTGGGGTTGCCGTCCAGCAGCACGTCCAGCAGCGGATCATAACTCCGATAACCGGCCAGCTCGCGGAAGGAGGGCCGCGCAATGGTCTGGCTGTAATGCAGGCGCAGGCTCATGTTGGTGCGCAACGCATAAATCAACCCCACCGCCGGCAGCAGATCCGTTTGCGCAAGGTTGCTCTTGTTGTCCCGCCGTCCAGCAATGGCAATGTCGCTGTAGGAATCCACCTCCATCTCCGTCGTCTCCATCCGTGCCCCGCCCACCAGCCGCAGCCGGCTGCTCACCGGCACATCCAGCATGGCGTAATAGGCGTAAATCCGGCTGGCCGCCTCGTACTTGCTGTCATAAGACGCAATGTAGCGCATCCAGTCGTAGCGAATCCGGCCGGTGGCCAGGTTGGTGGAAGGCGGCCGGATATACCCCAGGTTGTTTGCGCGCAGGTAATGGTTGGGGTTGCCATCAAAACCCAGCGTGTCGGGATAATAAATCTGCCGCTCCGTGAAGGTGCGGTCCGAGGCGCTCGCAAACCAGCCCGCCTTGAGAAACCCCTCGCGCCCGTTGGCCTGCCGGAAGGGCAGCGTGAAATCCAGCTTCAAATTGTTGTTCTGCTCGTCCAGGTTGCGCCAATAGCGGGTCGGCTCCTTGGGATCGGGAATGCTGGCCAGCCCCACCGCAAAACTGCCGCCATCCGAGCGGTAATTGAAAAACCGCACATCCGGCTCATATTGCCGCGTGAGCGAAATGCCCGCCAGCCAGTCCAGCTTCAAGTCCGCCAGGGCGGGAAATTTGTCCGTCCCCTTGAGCTGGAAGGTTTGCAGGTTGCGCTCGGTGAATTGCAGCCGGTTTTGATGAATTTCCGCCCCCGGATCGCTGGCCTGGGTGCCCTCCTGATACCGCACGTAATCAATGCCGTTTTGATTGTACAAAAAATTAAAGGCCAGCTCGTGGTCCGGATGCCACTGGCTGGCCAGGCTCACCATGCCGCCCCAGTTGACTACGGACTGTGACAGCACCTCGTCACTGTCCTTGTACACCTGAAAGGTGCCGCCGCCCCCGGGCGCGTACCGCCGCGATATGCCGTCCTTGTAGAAGCTGTAATCATGCCGGTAATTCCAGTTGCCGAAAAAACCCAGCGGCCGCCCCAGAAAATGCGTGGTGTCGCCAAACGATACCGCCATGTTGTGATTCCACGGCGGCGCCTCGCCCCGGTCGGGCGCAAACTGCGCCGTGCCCAGCAGCTTGGTGTACTGGTCCAACCGGTTGGCCTGCGCAATGCGGTCCCGATAGGCCGGATTCGAAGCGTTGTTGGGCCCTGTGTTGGCCACCACCACCGGAATCTTCACGTTCAAGTCATCCAGGGGGGAGGGCAGCTTGCGGCTGCCATCGTCCATGCCCAGCCAGTCCAAACTGCCCCCCTTGTAGGAGAGGTATTCCTTGTTGCCCGTGGTCTGCGTGTTGTAGGAGCCGCCCAGCGAGAAGTTGGCAAAGGGACGGTCGGGAAACGACTTGCTGATGATGTTGATGCCGCCACCGGTGAACGCCCCCTGCTGGTCCGGCGTGAAGGTCTTGGCCACCACCACCCGGTCAATCACCTGCGCCGGAAACAAGTCCAATGAAGCCGAGCGCCGGTACGGGTCCGCCGAGGGAATCTCGCCGCCGTTGAAGGTGGTGGTCACATAGCGATCGCTCAAGCCGCGAATCACCGCAAACTTGCCTTCCACAATCGTGGCCCCCGACACCTTTGTCACGATGGCCCCCGCATCCGAAGAACCCGTTTTGGAAATTTGCTCCG
This genomic window from Verrucomicrobiia bacterium contains:
- a CDS encoding TonB-dependent receptor; translation: MSHERKPRRDRTSLIISAVLHALIIAGVGYWMHTTGRLEALKETILKLAQGEKQEKPVKEIKAVQPKAPQRQAPLPKINEGLPPPPSSGGTRRAVAADAPEAVGGGTFFADTRTQGEGPSTGAGRPTAAAAPSNPPPRVVVAPPPPPPPKPTFAPPPRATIKQLLMERAKEAAATEAVGTEQISKTGSSDAGAIVTKVSGATIVEGKFAVIRGLSDRYVTTTFNGGEIPSADPYRRSASLDLFPAQVIDRVVVAKTFTPDQQGAFTGGGINIISKSFPDRPFANFSLGGSYNTQTTGNKEYLSYKGGSLDWLGMDDGSRKLPSPLDDLNVKIPVVVANTGPNNASNPAYRDRIAQANRLDQYTKLLGTAQFAPDRGEAPPWNHNMAVSFGDTTHFLGRPLGFFGNWNYRHDYSFYKDGISRRYAPGGGGTFQVYKDSDEVLSQSVVNWGGMVSLASQWHPDHELAFNFLYNQNGIDYVRYQEGTQASDPGAEIHQNRLQFTERNLQTFQLKGTDKFPALADLKLDWLAGISLTRQYEPDVRFFNYRSDGGSFAVGLASIPDPKEPTRYWRNLDEQNNNLKLDFTLPFRQANGREGFLKAGWFASASDRTFTERQIYYPDTLGFDGNPNHYLRANNLGYIRPPSTNLATGRIRYDWMRYIASYDSKYEAASRIYAYYAMLDVPVSSRLRLVGGARMETTEMEVDSYSDIAIAGRRDNKSNLAQTDLLPAVGLIYALRTNMSLRLHYSQTIARPSFRELAGYRSYDPLLDVLLDGNPSLQMSLAQNYDLRWEWFPRPGEIYSVSFYYKSLENAIERIATDNLADGVTFINRPTATVMGIELEARKTLDFLAHDLRYFSLGGNFSYIQSETELFEYEFKNKQQYLSNAKRTRALYDQSPYILNADLSYDNPRLGTSASLILSAAGSRIIVASPVAEDVYEHPPLTLDFVLSQKLGRKATVRFTARNLLDPPYERTYGDKTGAEALYYGKYKRGVTLGLSFSYDF